In the genome of Ensifer adhaerens, one region contains:
- a CDS encoding NAD(P)-dependent dehydrogenase, short-chain alcohol dehydrogenase family, which yields MTSKGFTTADVPDQSGKCFIVTGANAGIGFEVASALAARGARVLLACRDEAKAKAAMSRIRQRTSGADLAFLPLDLGDLASVRRAAELAAKEPRIDALINNAGLQGPTLKRTAQGFEQTFGVNHLGCFAFSGLMLPKLSETPGARIVVTSSGQHKGAKIEWDDLDAHQSYKWLPRYGASKLANMLFVFELDRRLRAAGVPVTAVACHPGLVGTNLARSNWWGNIIMSLIGLLFATPAMGAWGALHAATGPIKPGGYYGPTGVSGLRGPSGEGVPSDDARNPQLAERLWDVSVKMTGIDPGLSPVSSQS from the coding sequence ATGACATCCAAGGGATTCACGACGGCCGATGTGCCGGATCAGTCAGGCAAATGCTTCATCGTCACGGGAGCGAATGCGGGCATAGGTTTCGAAGTGGCGAGCGCGCTCGCGGCGCGGGGTGCGCGCGTGCTGCTCGCGTGCCGCGACGAGGCGAAGGCAAAAGCCGCAATGAGCCGGATTCGTCAAAGGACCTCGGGTGCCGATCTCGCCTTCCTGCCGCTTGACCTGGGGGACTTGGCGAGTGTCCGACGGGCTGCGGAGCTGGCCGCCAAGGAACCGCGTATTGATGCGCTGATCAACAATGCCGGTCTGCAGGGGCCGACGCTGAAGCGCACGGCGCAGGGTTTTGAACAGACCTTCGGCGTCAATCATCTCGGCTGCTTCGCGTTCAGTGGGCTCATGCTGCCCAAGCTCAGTGAAACGCCCGGCGCGCGCATCGTCGTCACGAGCAGCGGGCAGCACAAGGGCGCGAAGATCGAATGGGACGACCTTGACGCCCACCAGAGCTACAAATGGCTTCCGCGGTATGGCGCCAGCAAGCTCGCGAACATGCTCTTCGTCTTCGAGCTGGATCGGCGGTTGCGGGCGGCAGGCGTGCCGGTAACGGCGGTCGCCTGCCATCCTGGGCTTGTCGGTACGAACCTCGCCCGCAGCAACTGGTGGGGCAACATCATCATGTCCCTGATCGGCTTGCTCTTCGCCACCCCCGCCATGGGGGCATGGGGCGCGCTGCATGCAGCGACGGGGCCAATAAAGCCAGGCGGCTATTACGGGCCTACGGGAGTCTCCGGGTTGCGAGGCCCCTCCGGTGAGGGCGTTCCCTCCGACGATGCGCGGAATCCGCAGCTTGCAGAACGGTTATGGGATGTTTCCGTCAAGATGACGGGGATCGACCCAGGCTTGTCTCCCGTTTCCAGCCAGTCCTGA
- a CDS encoding Putative NADH-flavin reductase encodes MKIALFGGTGPTGAHIIEEALRQGYESSVYTRNAAKLSAFDGKIEIVVGDLNNREAIRACIQGADAVISALGPNSLKAREKRPIMRGVSTIISVMEELKVRRIIQISTANYRDPKDGFDFKSRAFVTLFKLIVPKAQDDIKATAELVSNSRLDWTLVRIPNLKDGTATGQVDVGWYGKTKLGMKLSRGSLAKFLVDQVAGKEYIRAAPAIADHI; translated from the coding sequence ATGAAGATTGCTCTCTTTGGAGGAACCGGTCCAACTGGCGCCCACATTATCGAAGAAGCGCTCCGGCAGGGCTATGAGTCGTCCGTGTACACACGCAACGCCGCAAAACTGTCTGCATTTGACGGCAAGATCGAAATCGTCGTCGGCGACCTCAACAATCGCGAAGCGATCAGGGCCTGCATTCAGGGCGCAGACGCCGTCATCAGCGCGCTGGGGCCCAACAGCCTGAAAGCGCGTGAGAAGCGCCCGATCATGCGCGGCGTCTCCACGATCATCTCTGTGATGGAGGAGCTGAAGGTTCGTCGCATCATCCAGATATCGACGGCCAACTATCGTGACCCGAAGGACGGTTTTGACTTCAAGTCGCGAGCATTCGTGACGCTGTTCAAGTTGATCGTTCCCAAGGCTCAGGATGACATCAAGGCGACCGCTGAACTCGTGAGCAACTCACGCCTCGACTGGACCCTCGTTCGAATTCCGAACCTCAAGGACGGCACCGCAACCGGCCAGGTGGACGTCGGCTGGTATGGCAAGACGAAGCTCGGGATGAAGCTTTCCCGCGGGAGCCTCGCGAAATTCCTGGTCGATCAGGTCGCTGGCAAGGAGTACATCCGCGCTGCCCCCGCGATAGCCGATCACATTTGA
- a CDS encoding FMN-dependent NADH-azoreductase: protein MTNILLVTSSPRGPEGLSTRFATEIADGLKARTGGTVLTRDLTAKPIPHIGQAYIQGRVAAAEARTAEQVEAVGLAQELVDEVKAADVIVLGSGMINFGLPSQLKAWFDHITWPRVTFGYNEAGRPQGLLTGKKVYLVTAAGGVFSEGDWAAFDFQTGYLRHLLGFIGLTDVEIIRVEGTVFGPEAAKAAIAATEAQVRAILDKAA, encoded by the coding sequence ATGACCAACATCCTTCTCGTTACGTCGAGTCCCCGTGGCCCCGAAGGCCTGTCCACCCGCTTCGCGACCGAAATCGCCGACGGCTTGAAGGCCCGCACGGGCGGCACCGTCCTCACGCGCGATCTGACGGCTAAGCCAATCCCGCATATCGGCCAGGCCTATATCCAGGGTCGCGTCGCCGCAGCCGAGGCGCGCACAGCTGAGCAGGTCGAGGCAGTCGGCCTTGCCCAGGAGCTCGTCGACGAGGTGAAGGCTGCCGACGTGATCGTCCTGGGCTCAGGCATGATCAATTTCGGTCTGCCGTCCCAGTTGAAGGCGTGGTTCGATCATATCACCTGGCCGCGGGTGACCTTTGGTTACAACGAAGCCGGCAGGCCGCAGGGATTGTTGACCGGCAAGAAGGTCTATCTCGTCACCGCCGCAGGCGGCGTCTTCTCCGAAGGCGACTGGGCCGCCTTTGACTTCCAGACCGGCTATTTGCGCCACCTCCTGGGCTTCATCGGCCTGACCGACGTGGAAATCATCCGCGTGGAAGGCACCGTCTTCGGGCCTGAGGCGGCCAAGGCCGCCATCGCAGCGACCGAAGCTCAGGTTCGTGCCATCCTGGACAAAGCCGCCTAA
- a CDS encoding transcriptional regulator, HxlR family: MTLSITDFPAPTQGDDCRMVREILDLVGDKWTLYIIATLKDGPVRFNELRRRIDGISQRMLTINLRGLERDGLVKRTLFPTIPPRVDYELTDVGRTLLAPVMSLVRWANSNQENIRDARVQFDAS, from the coding sequence ATGACACTCAGTATCACTGATTTTCCTGCCCCCACCCAAGGTGACGACTGCCGGATGGTTCGGGAAATCCTCGATCTCGTCGGCGACAAATGGACGCTGTACATCATTGCAACGCTCAAAGACGGACCGGTTCGGTTCAACGAATTGCGGCGCCGGATCGACGGCATCTCGCAGCGGATGCTGACAATCAACCTGCGGGGACTGGAGCGCGACGGGCTGGTGAAGCGAACATTGTTTCCCACCATTCCGCCGCGTGTGGACTACGAGTTGACCGACGTCGGACGAACGCTTCTCGCCCCGGTCATGTCACTCGTCAGGTGGGCGAATAGCAATCAGGAGAACATAAGGGACGCTCGCGTGCAGTTTGATGCAAGCTAA
- a CDS encoding two-component system, OmpR family, phosphate regulon sensor histidine kinase PhoR yields MALTDDDGKIRWRQSPYMLLAGLLILGAAVAAALHAIAVAVVLCVGAVAILAYQPARSPNADAVPMTAPEAATISEIPRDNIAITIGALSAIDLPLYLIDARENIVFQNGAASEAFGEIEPNAHITTRLRSPAILDCVRETIAKGNVNTVEYSERHPSTRVYLARVAPVSVQNGRATHFILSFRDISESRVVERMRSDFVANASHELRTPLASLQGFIETLQGPAKNDPKAGERFLAIMLEQVQRMNRLVDDLLSLSRLELKAHIAPSDRVDLLPLLGHVRDALQPLAASLDVEIALNLPGDQVFVAGDRDELIQVFENLVQNACKYGQEGKRVEVTLTPAKGSQGAEVSIRDFGPGIADEHIPRLTERFYRVNVEASRSKKGTGLGLAIVKHILTRHRARLIVKSEIGKGSVFTVRF; encoded by the coding sequence GTGGCATTGACGGACGACGACGGTAAAATCAGGTGGCGGCAAAGTCCCTACATGCTGCTCGCCGGTCTGCTCATCCTCGGGGCCGCCGTTGCGGCCGCCTTGCACGCAATTGCGGTGGCGGTGGTGCTTTGCGTCGGCGCCGTCGCGATCCTTGCCTATCAGCCCGCCCGCTCTCCCAATGCCGATGCCGTTCCCATGACCGCGCCCGAGGCGGCAACGATCAGCGAAATCCCGCGCGACAATATCGCGATCACCATCGGCGCATTGTCCGCCATCGACCTGCCGCTCTACCTGATCGACGCGCGCGAGAATATCGTTTTCCAAAATGGCGCGGCGAGCGAAGCCTTCGGCGAGATCGAGCCGAACGCCCATATCACGACGCGGCTGCGCTCTCCGGCCATCCTCGACTGCGTGCGCGAAACAATCGCCAAGGGCAATGTTAATACGGTCGAATATTCCGAACGCCACCCTTCGACGCGGGTTTATCTGGCGAGGGTCGCGCCGGTGTCCGTCCAAAATGGCCGCGCCACGCATTTCATTCTCTCCTTCCGCGACATTTCGGAATCGCGGGTCGTTGAACGGATGCGCTCCGACTTCGTGGCCAATGCCAGCCACGAACTCAGAACCCCGCTGGCTTCGTTGCAGGGCTTTATTGAAACGCTCCAGGGGCCGGCCAAGAACGATCCGAAGGCGGGGGAACGCTTCCTCGCCATCATGCTGGAACAGGTTCAGCGGATGAACCGGCTGGTGGACGATCTTCTGTCGCTTTCAAGGCTGGAACTAAAGGCGCATATCGCGCCCTCCGACCGGGTGGACCTGCTACCGCTGCTTGGCCATGTGCGCGATGCGCTGCAGCCGCTCGCCGCCTCGCTCGATGTCGAAATCGCACTCAACCTTCCGGGAGACCAGGTCTTCGTGGCGGGCGATCGCGACGAATTGATCCAGGTCTTCGAGAATCTCGTTCAGAATGCCTGCAAATACGGGCAGGAGGGCAAGCGTGTCGAAGTCACGCTAACCCCCGCAAAGGGAAGTCAGGGCGCAGAAGTCTCGATCCGTGATTTCGGCCCGGGCATCGCGGACGAACATATTCCCCGCCTGACCGAACGTTTCTATCGCGTGAATGTGGAAGCCAGCCGCTCGAAGAAGGGGACCGGGCTCGGGCTTGCCATCGTCAAGCATATCCTGACCCGGCATCGCGCACGGCTCATCGTGAAGTCGGAAATCGGCAAGGGATCCGTTTTCACCGTAAGATTTTGA
- a CDS encoding phosphate transport system protein, which yields MTQSHIMTAYDEELRFLSRRIAEMGGMAEQMASDAVRALVNADAALAQRVISDDAILDAAEREITDKAILTIARRQPVANDLREIMGSIRIASDLERVGDLGKNTAKRVIAVQQSGVPRALARGMEHLSELALAQLKDVLDVYSTRSAEKAEAIRDRDEEIDAMYTSLFRELLTYMMEDPRNITSCTHLLFCAKNIERIGDHATNIAETIYYMTTGMQPAGERPKDDNTATMTVEG from the coding sequence ATGACCCAATCCCATATTATGACCGCCTATGACGAGGAACTGCGTTTTCTCAGCCGCCGGATCGCGGAAATGGGTGGCATGGCCGAGCAGATGGCAAGCGACGCCGTTCGCGCGCTGGTCAATGCCGATGCGGCACTTGCACAGCGCGTGATCTCGGACGACGCCATTCTGGACGCCGCCGAGCGCGAGATCACCGACAAGGCGATCCTGACGATTGCCCGCCGCCAGCCGGTCGCCAACGACCTGCGCGAAATCATGGGCTCCATCCGCATTGCGTCCGATCTGGAGCGCGTCGGCGACCTCGGCAAGAACACCGCCAAGCGCGTGATAGCCGTCCAGCAGAGCGGCGTTCCGCGTGCGCTCGCCCGCGGCATGGAGCATCTGTCCGAACTGGCGCTCGCCCAGTTGAAGGACGTTCTAGACGTCTATTCCACGCGCTCCGCTGAAAAGGCCGAAGCGATCCGCGACCGCGACGAGGAAATCGACGCGATGTATACGTCGCTCTTCCGCGAACTGCTCACCTACATGATGGAAGACCCGCGCAACATCACGTCCTGCACGCATCTTCTCTTCTGCGCCAAGAACATCGAGCGCATCGGCGACCACGCAACCAACATCGCCGAGACCATCTATTACATGACCACCGGCATGCAACCGGCAGGCGAGCGTCCGAAGGACGACAACACCGCCACGATGACGGTCGAAGGCTGA
- a CDS encoding two-component system, OmpR family, phosphate regulon response regulator PhoB: MQPKITVVEDEEALSVLLRYNLEAEGYEVETILRGDEADIRLQEQVPDLVILDWMLPGVPGIELCRRLRARPTTERLPIIMLTARGEESERIRGLSTGADDYVVKPFSTPELMARVKAMLRRAKPEVVSSQLKCGDIELDRDSHRVHRRSREVRLGPTEFRLLEFFMSSPGRVFSRSQLLDGVWGHDIYVDERTVDVHIGRLRKALNFSNMPDVIRTVRGAGYSMEG, encoded by the coding sequence ATGCAGCCGAAGATTACGGTGGTCGAAGACGAGGAGGCGCTGAGCGTCCTCCTGCGTTACAATCTGGAAGCCGAAGGCTACGAGGTCGAGACGATCCTGCGCGGCGACGAGGCGGATATCCGCCTGCAGGAGCAGGTGCCGGATCTCGTCATTCTCGACTGGATGCTGCCTGGCGTGCCTGGCATCGAACTGTGCCGTCGCTTACGGGCGCGGCCGACGACCGAGCGGCTGCCTATCATCATGCTGACGGCGAGGGGCGAGGAAAGCGAGCGCATCCGCGGTCTTTCGACCGGGGCGGACGACTATGTCGTGAAGCCTTTCTCCACGCCGGAACTGATGGCACGCGTGAAGGCCATGCTTCGCCGCGCCAAGCCGGAGGTCGTTTCCTCGCAGCTGAAATGCGGCGATATCGAGCTTGACCGGGACAGCCACCGCGTTCACCGCCGCTCGCGCGAAGTGCGCCTCGGGCCGACGGAATTCCGTCTCCTGGAATTCTTCATGTCGTCACCCGGCCGCGTCTTTTCGCGCTCGCAGCTTCTGGACGGCGTCTGGGGCCATGACATCTATGTCGACGAGCGTACGGTCGACGTGCATATCGGACGCCTGCGCAAGGCGTTGAACTTCTCCAACATGCCGGATGTCATCCGCACCGTTCGCGGCGCGGGCTATTCGATGGAAGGCTGA
- a CDS encoding Uncharacterized conserved protein YjbJ, UPF0337 family codes for MSSTTDKISGKANELTGKAKQAVGKAVGDDEMRAKGAAQEVKGKVQTAKGNAKEVVKNATDRL; via the coding sequence ATGAGCAGCACCACTGACAAGATTTCCGGCAAGGCCAACGAACTCACGGGCAAGGCCAAGCAGGCCGTGGGCAAGGCTGTCGGCGACGACGAAATGCGCGCCAAAGGCGCTGCCCAGGAAGTCAAGGGCAAGGTCCAGACCGCCAAGGGCAATGCCAAGGAAGTCGTGAAGAACGCCACGGATCGCCTCTGA
- a CDS encoding GcrA cell cycle regulator, which yields MTMGWTDERVERLKKLWSEGLSASQIAAQLGGVSRNAVIGKVHRLCLPGRAKAGGAATARPAKRQTAAAAPRSQSFMPRTVTRTVTRAQGATMLKEEVETEVYYETEVQPASNVVVPISRRLALTELTERTCKWPVGDPMKDDFHFCGNDSPDSSPYCTYHARLAYQPSAERRRAGR from the coding sequence ATGACGATGGGCTGGACAGACGAGCGCGTCGAAAGACTGAAGAAATTGTGGTCCGAGGGTTTGAGCGCCAGCCAGATCGCTGCACAGCTGGGCGGCGTCAGCCGCAACGCGGTGATCGGCAAGGTGCATCGCCTTTGCCTGCCCGGCCGCGCCAAGGCCGGTGGAGCCGCAACTGCCCGTCCGGCCAAGCGCCAGACGGCGGCGGCAGCGCCCCGTTCGCAGTCTTTCATGCCGCGTACCGTGACCCGCACGGTCACCCGCGCCCAGGGCGCGACGATGCTGAAGGAAGAGGTCGAGACGGAAGTCTACTACGAGACCGAGGTTCAGCCGGCGTCAAACGTCGTCGTGCCGATTTCGCGTCGCCTGGCGCTGACGGAATTGACCGAACGGACCTGCAAATGGCCGGTCGGCGATCCGATGAAAGACGACTTCCACTTCTGCGGCAATGACAGCCCGGATAGCTCGCCCTATTGCACCTATCACGCGCGGCTGGCCTACCAGCCATCCGCCGAGCGCCGCCGCGCAGGCCGCTGA
- a CDS encoding nitronate monooxygenase — MALPPILKDNLRLPVVASPLFIISHPDLTLAQCKAGVVGSFPALNARPEAQLDEWLAKITEELADYNAKNPARPAAPFAVNQIVHTSNKRLEHDLMMCVKYKVPIVISSLGAVPEVNQAIQSYGGIVLHDVINNRHANSAIRKGANGLIAVAAGAGGHAGKLSPFALIQEIREWFHGPLLLSGAIANGGAILAAQAMGADMAYIGSPFIATHEARAADAYKEMIVASNADDIVYSNFFTGVHGNYLKPSIKAAGMDPDHLPEADPSKMDFSQAVSGGAKAWKDIWGCGQGIGAIKEVSSTAALVDRLEREYLAAKQSICG; from the coding sequence ATGGCTCTGCCGCCGATCTTGAAAGACAACCTGCGCCTGCCGGTCGTCGCATCGCCGCTTTTCATCATTTCGCACCCAGACCTGACGCTGGCCCAGTGCAAGGCCGGGGTGGTCGGCTCCTTCCCGGCGCTGAACGCGCGTCCGGAAGCCCAGCTCGACGAATGGCTGGCCAAGATCACCGAGGAACTGGCCGACTACAACGCCAAGAACCCCGCGCGTCCCGCTGCTCCCTTCGCCGTAAACCAGATCGTTCACACCTCCAACAAGCGGCTTGAGCACGATCTGATGATGTGCGTCAAATACAAGGTGCCGATCGTCATCTCGTCGCTTGGCGCCGTACCGGAGGTCAACCAGGCGATCCAGTCCTATGGCGGCATCGTGCTGCATGACGTGATCAACAACCGGCACGCCAATTCCGCCATCCGCAAGGGCGCTAACGGACTGATCGCCGTTGCCGCCGGCGCCGGTGGCCATGCCGGCAAGCTCTCGCCCTTCGCGCTGATCCAGGAAATCCGCGAGTGGTTCCACGGCCCCCTGCTTCTCTCCGGCGCGATTGCCAATGGCGGCGCGATCCTTGCCGCGCAGGCGATGGGCGCCGATATGGCCTATATCGGTTCGCCCTTCATCGCCACGCATGAGGCGCGTGCCGCCGACGCCTACAAGGAGATGATCGTGGCCTCGAATGCCGACGATATCGTCTATTCCAATTTCTTCACCGGCGTTCACGGCAATTATCTCAAGCCGTCAATCAAGGCTGCCGGCATGGATCCCGACCATCTGCCGGAAGCAGACCCGTCGAAAATGGACTTCAGCCAGGCGGTCAGCGGCGGTGCAAAGGCCTGGAAGGACATCTGGGGGTGCGGCCAGGGCATCGGCGCAATCAAGGAGGTCTCCTCGACCGCCGCCCTGGTCGACCGGCTGGAACGCGAGTATCTCGCCGCCAAGCAGTCGATCTGCGGCTGA
- a CDS encoding TadE-like protein has protein sequence MQIRRRCRQLLKRRGGAAAVEFAIVFPLFVLVIFGGLAFGVGMLNLNALQSVAAQSARCIAISGSACTVPVSGCTDTPQLCYIEQLAARQGLGQLRANQITIIPAYLVGAASFTRVQLAYPMSLAGYSFSMSATAQFPNG, from the coding sequence ATGCAGATCCGGCGGCGCTGCAGGCAGTTGCTGAAAAGACGAGGCGGCGCGGCAGCGGTCGAATTCGCAATCGTCTTCCCGCTCTTCGTCCTCGTCATATTCGGCGGGCTGGCCTTCGGGGTGGGGATGCTCAACCTGAATGCACTGCAATCGGTGGCGGCGCAAAGCGCGCGATGCATCGCGATTTCCGGATCTGCCTGTACTGTGCCCGTCAGCGGCTGCACGGACACGCCGCAGCTCTGCTACATCGAGCAACTCGCCGCCAGGCAGGGGCTCGGCCAGTTGCGCGCTAATCAGATCACGATCATTCCAGCCTATCTTGTCGGCGCAGCGAGCTTCACGCGGGTCCAGCTCGCATATCCGATGAGCCTTGCCGGCTACAGTTTCTCCATGAGCGCAACAGCGCAGTTTCCGAACGGTTAG
- a CDS encoding TadE-like protein has protein sequence MLPVSRSTPMMSAKKIGGIAARLARRRSGSAAVEFAVVFPLMLLILAATVDLGFAYYQKSRVGSAISAAAYYAVRNGNSLSSANADLMRTTLESIVRSTLGMSTNITVSILINNSTNAADASNYFCVTGYPPTYSSTGMTKTSCSGNVTSAKFVTIHVTEQLQPLILSSGFLAAIYDLDRSVVARVS, from the coding sequence ATGTTGCCCGTCTCCCGGTCCACGCCCATGATGAGCGCCAAGAAAATCGGTGGAATTGCCGCGCGCCTTGCCCGTCGCAGGAGCGGGTCTGCCGCCGTCGAGTTTGCCGTGGTCTTTCCGCTGATGCTGCTGATCCTGGCGGCGACTGTCGATCTTGGCTTCGCCTATTATCAGAAATCGCGTGTCGGCTCCGCCATTTCGGCCGCCGCCTACTATGCCGTGAGAAACGGCAACAGTCTCTCCAGCGCCAATGCGGATCTCATGCGGACGACCCTGGAAAGCATCGTGCGCAGCACGCTGGGCATGTCGACCAACATCACGGTCTCGATCCTGATCAACAATTCGACCAACGCGGCCGATGCCTCGAACTATTTCTGTGTGACGGGCTACCCGCCCACCTATTCCAGCACCGGAATGACGAAGACAAGCTGTTCCGGAAACGTGACATCGGCCAAATTCGTGACCATCCACGTCACCGAGCAGCTCCAGCCGCTGATCCTTTCGTCCGGTTTCCTGGCTGCCATCTACGATCTTGACCGGTCCGTTGTCGCGAGGGTCAGCTGA
- a CDS encoding transcriptional regulator, Spx/MgsR family, with protein sequence MTTRLYGIKNCDTMKKAFDWLKAHDIAYDFHDYKASGIDEASLTRWCAALGWDKVLNRAGTTFKKLDEADRADVDEAKAIRLMLAQPSMIKRPVLDVDGKLMLGFKPEHYAEFFGA encoded by the coding sequence ATGACCACCAGGCTCTACGGCATCAAGAATTGCGACACCATGAAGAAGGCCTTCGATTGGCTGAAGGCGCATGACATTGCCTACGATTTCCATGACTACAAGGCGTCCGGAATTGATGAAGCCTCGCTGACGCGTTGGTGCGCTGCGCTCGGCTGGGACAAGGTGCTGAACAGGGCGGGCACGACATTCAAGAAGCTGGACGAGGCCGACAGGGCCGATGTCGATGAGGCCAAGGCGATCAGGCTGATGCTGGCACAGCCTTCGATGATCAAGAGACCGGTGCTCGACGTCGATGGCAAGCTCATGCTCGGCTTCAAACCGGAACACTACGCGGAATTCTTCGGAGCCTGA
- a CDS encoding Cys-tRNA(Pro)/Cys-tRNA(Cys) deacylase, with translation MARTTRATQALDRARVAYEVVSYEYDPDADRIGMAAAEAIGELPSRVLKTLMAEVDGKAVCVVLPSNHEVSMKKLAAAFGGKSANMMKPVAAEKHTGYVVGGISPFGQRKPVPTVIEESAMAEPYVFMNGGQRGLQVRLAPSDALTAIGAKAAPVIA, from the coding sequence ATGGCGCGGACGACACGGGCGACCCAGGCCCTGGACAGGGCGAGAGTCGCCTATGAGGTTGTGTCCTACGAGTACGATCCAGATGCAGACCGGATCGGCATGGCGGCCGCGGAGGCGATCGGCGAGCTGCCGTCGCGCGTGCTGAAAACACTGATGGCGGAGGTGGACGGCAAAGCGGTCTGCGTCGTCCTGCCGTCCAACCATGAAGTGTCGATGAAGAAGCTGGCGGCAGCGTTCGGAGGCAAATCAGCCAACATGATGAAGCCTGTGGCGGCGGAAAAGCATACCGGATATGTTGTCGGCGGCATCTCGCCTTTTGGCCAGCGCAAGCCAGTGCCGACCGTGATCGAGGAAAGCGCGATGGCCGAGCCCTATGTCTTCATGAATGGCGGCCAACGCGGGCTTCAGGTGCGGCTTGCGCCTTCGGACGCGCTCACCGCGATCGGTGCGAAGGCTGCGCCCGTGATCGCCTGA
- a CDS encoding aminopeptidase T. Metallo peptidase. MEROPS family M29, translating to MTMSKTPIDPNKLEKLAEVAVKVGLQLKEDQDLVITAPFAAAPLVRLIMKHAYMAGGGLVSAFYNDEEATLARYRYGSDKNFDKAATWLYEGMAKAYEAGTARLAISGDNPMLLANEDPAKVARANRAMSVAYKPALEKISNFDINWNIVSYPNPSWAKQMFPGLAEDEAVKKLADAIFAASRVDRDDPVAAWKEHNANLAKRSKWLNDMRFSALHFTGPGTDLTVGLADGHEWHGGASVAKNGVTCNPNIPTEEVFTTPHARKVEGYVRSTKPLSHQGTLIDNIEVRFEQGRIVEAKATKGEAVLLKVLDTDEGARRIGEVALVPHSSPISASGLLFYNTLFDENAACHIALGQCYSKCFVDGANLSQDQIKAQGGNSSLIHIDWMIGSGEIDIDGVAADGSKVPVFRKGEWA from the coding sequence ATGACCATGAGCAAGACGCCCATCGATCCGAACAAACTGGAAAAGCTGGCCGAAGTCGCCGTGAAGGTCGGCCTGCAATTGAAGGAGGACCAGGATCTGGTCATCACAGCACCCTTTGCTGCAGCGCCACTCGTGCGTCTCATCATGAAGCATGCCTATATGGCCGGCGGCGGGCTCGTCTCGGCCTTTTACAATGACGAAGAGGCGACGCTGGCGCGCTATCGCTACGGCAGCGACAAGAATTTCGACAAGGCCGCGACCTGGCTCTACGAAGGCATGGCCAAGGCCTATGAAGCCGGCACGGCGCGGCTTGCCATTTCGGGCGACAACCCGATGCTGCTGGCCAACGAGGACCCGGCCAAGGTGGCGCGCGCCAACCGCGCCATGTCGGTGGCCTACAAGCCGGCGCTCGAAAAGATCTCCAATTTCGACATCAACTGGAACATCGTGTCCTATCCGAACCCGTCCTGGGCCAAGCAGATGTTTCCGGGTCTTGCGGAAGACGAAGCCGTGAAGAAGCTCGCGGACGCGATCTTTGCAGCCTCCCGCGTCGATCGCGACGACCCGGTCGCGGCGTGGAAGGAGCATAACGCGAACCTTGCCAAGCGCTCCAAGTGGCTAAATGACATGCGCTTTTCAGCGCTGCATTTCACCGGACCGGGTACGGACCTGACTGTCGGCTTGGCCGACGGTCATGAGTGGCATGGCGGCGCTTCGGTCGCGAAAAATGGCGTGACCTGCAATCCGAACATTCCGACGGAAGAGGTCTTCACAACACCGCATGCGCGCAAGGTTGAGGGCTATGTCCGTTCCACCAAGCCGCTCAGCCATCAGGGCACGCTGATCGACAATATCGAGGTCAGGTTCGAGCAGGGCCGCATCGTGGAAGCGAAGGCGACGAAGGGAGAGGCTGTTCTGCTCAAGGTGCTCGACACGGACGAGGGCGCGCGGCGCATCGGCGAAGTGGCCCTGGTGCCGCATTCCTCTCCAATCTCGGCCTCGGGCCTCCTGTTCTACAACACGCTGTTTGATGAAAACGCCGCCTGCCATATCGCGCTTGGCCAATGCTATTCGAAATGCTTCGTCGACGGCGCGAACCTCAGCCAGGACCAGATCAAGGCGCAGGGCGGCAACTCCTCCCTCATTCACATCGACTGGATGATCGGCTCGGGCGAGATCGATATCGATGGCGTAGCTGCGGATGGATCGAAGGTGCCGGTCTTCCGGAAGGGCGAGTGGGCTTAA